The following coding sequences lie in one Polluticoccus soli genomic window:
- a CDS encoding sensor histidine kinase — translation MNPETTLLVFILGSLLLTLFAFFLIIYVTIQKRKQYRHSLEKQRMEHKYASQLLQSQIEVQEQALKNFSEEIHDNVGQVLSLTKMQLYRIAETATDELIRNNAQKSTELLTKAISDLRSLSHTANGGLISNIGLVESIRKEMGYISSAKNINCTFDVKGDPYPLGSEKDLLVFRIIQESIANALKHANPRSMNIRLVYEPDSFHVSVIDDGKGFDTTAVTNNGLGLNNIKLRTDLLKGKLDILSSKEAGTTVSLEMPVLV, via the coding sequence GTGAACCCGGAAACAACATTATTGGTATTTATTCTTGGCAGCTTGCTGCTGACACTTTTTGCTTTCTTCCTGATCATCTATGTTACCATTCAGAAACGGAAGCAGTATCGTCATTCGCTCGAAAAACAGCGCATGGAACACAAGTACGCCAGCCAGCTACTGCAAAGCCAGATAGAGGTGCAGGAACAGGCGCTGAAGAATTTCTCAGAAGAGATACACGATAACGTTGGCCAGGTGCTCAGCCTCACAAAAATGCAGCTCTATCGCATTGCCGAAACAGCTACCGACGAACTGATACGCAACAATGCGCAAAAAAGCACAGAGCTTCTTACCAAAGCAATTTCCGACTTGAGGAGTCTAAGTCATACAGCAAATGGTGGCCTTATCTCCAATATCGGATTGGTAGAGAGCATTCGAAAAGAGATGGGTTATATATCGTCGGCAAAAAATATTAATTGTACCTTCGACGTGAAGGGCGACCCTTATCCGTTGGGTAGTGAAAAAGACCTGCTTGTCTTCCGCATTATCCAGGAATCGATAGCCAATGCGCTCAAACATGCGAATCCCCGCAGCATGAATATTAGACTGGTATACGAACCGGATTCATTTCATGTATCGGTGATCGATGATGGCAAAGGCTTTGATACTACTGCGGTAACAAACAACGGTCTTGGTTTGAATAATATCAAATTGCGCACCGACCTGCTGAAAGGGAAGCTCGATATACTGTCATCAAAAGAGGCAGGCACCACTGTCAGCCTTGAAATGCCCGTTTTGGTATGA